One Cellulomonas taurus genomic region harbors:
- a CDS encoding helix-turn-helix transcriptional regulator: MRADRLLSMLWLLMAHESLSATELARRLEVSSRTVLRDVEALSASGVPVYCERGRSGGVRLLPGFRTRVTGMSQEETRGVFLAMAAPVADSLNWGRAMTSGLRKIDASLPGDQRGTVDALARRLVIDPAGWLSSGSVPPLEPLLSAALADRRLRVHYRPGSGDAWADDVDAYGLLAAGGAWYLAVGRAGEPRFLRVDRIVDHQVLAEGFDRPGDLDLRVLWQDRRAAYRDLRRDPVRVVAALHPDRRAQVAESAMELTDTGVTDDGWLRVAARFGDRRHAMSVLEACGADAVVVEPTWLREHLIDRARRVLAQYM; encoded by the coding sequence ATGCGCGCCGATCGACTGCTGTCCATGCTCTGGCTGCTGATGGCACACGAGTCGCTGTCGGCCACCGAGCTGGCCCGCCGCCTGGAGGTGTCGTCCCGGACGGTGCTGCGCGACGTCGAGGCGCTGTCGGCCTCCGGCGTGCCGGTGTACTGCGAGCGCGGCCGGTCCGGTGGCGTGCGACTCCTGCCCGGCTTCCGGACGCGGGTCACGGGCATGAGCCAGGAGGAGACCCGTGGGGTGTTCCTGGCGATGGCCGCCCCGGTTGCCGACTCGTTGAACTGGGGCCGGGCGATGACCTCGGGGCTGCGCAAGATCGACGCGTCGCTGCCGGGCGATCAACGGGGGACGGTGGACGCCCTGGCCCGGCGGCTGGTGATCGACCCGGCCGGGTGGCTGTCATCCGGGTCGGTGCCACCGCTGGAACCCCTGCTGTCGGCGGCGCTGGCGGATCGCCGCCTCCGGGTCCACTACCGGCCGGGCAGCGGCGACGCGTGGGCGGACGACGTCGACGCCTATGGGCTGCTCGCCGCGGGCGGTGCCTGGTACCTGGCGGTGGGCCGAGCGGGGGAGCCGCGCTTCCTCCGGGTGGACCGGATCGTCGACCATCAGGTGCTGGCCGAGGGCTTCGACCGGCCCGGCGACCTCGATCTACGGGTGCTCTGGCAGGACCGCCGTGCCGCCTACCGGGACCTGCGCCGCGACCCGGTGCGGGTGGTCGCCGCGCTGCACCCGGATCGGCGGGCCCAGGTCGCCGAGTCGGCGATGGAGCTGACCGACACCGGGGTCACCGACGACGGCTGGCTGCGGGTCGCGGCGCGGTTCGGTGACCGGCGGCACGCGATGTCCGTGCTGGAGGCCTGTGGTGCTGACGCGGTGGTCGTCGAGCCGACCTGGCTGCGCGAGCACCTGATCGACCGCGCGCGCCGGGTGCTCGCTCAGTACATGTAG
- a CDS encoding 1,4-dihydroxy-2-naphthoate polyprenyltransferase, producing MATLSEWIAGSRPRTLPAAAAPVLVGTGAAAQIDQAHLGRAVLAAGVALALQVGVNFANDYSDGIRGTDTERVGPMRLTASAAASPRAVKGAAFASFGVAGLFGLGLVALSGQWWLLAIGVLCVLAAWFYTGGKKPYGYLGLGEVGVFVFFGLVAVLGTTYTQADRITWPAVVGAVAVGLIACALLMINNLRDVPTDSLVGKRTLAVRLGERRARWAYVLMICLPVLLGLVCALANPWALIVMVLALPAVLLSSTVLLGARGIALVPVLAGTGMFELAYGVLLGLGLAL from the coding sequence ATGGCCACGCTGTCCGAGTGGATCGCCGGTTCCCGCCCGCGCACCCTGCCCGCCGCCGCCGCACCGGTGCTGGTCGGCACCGGAGCCGCGGCGCAGATCGACCAGGCGCATCTCGGCCGGGCGGTGCTCGCCGCCGGGGTCGCGCTGGCGTTGCAGGTCGGGGTGAACTTCGCCAACGACTACTCGGACGGCATCCGAGGCACCGACACCGAGCGGGTCGGGCCGATGCGCCTGACCGCCTCGGCCGCCGCCAGCCCGCGCGCGGTCAAGGGTGCCGCCTTCGCCAGCTTCGGGGTGGCGGGCCTGTTCGGCCTCGGGCTGGTGGCGCTGAGCGGCCAGTGGTGGCTGCTGGCGATCGGGGTGCTGTGCGTGCTGGCCGCCTGGTTCTACACCGGCGGCAAGAAGCCCTACGGCTACCTCGGGCTCGGCGAGGTCGGGGTGTTCGTGTTCTTCGGACTGGTCGCCGTGCTGGGCACCACGTACACCCAGGCCGACCGGATCACCTGGCCCGCGGTGGTCGGCGCGGTCGCGGTCGGGCTGATCGCGTGCGCGCTGCTGATGATCAACAACCTGCGCGACGTGCCCACCGACTCCCTGGTCGGCAAGCGGACCCTGGCGGTGCGGCTCGGCGAGCGGCGCGCCCGCTGGGCCTATGTGCTGATGATCTGCCTGCCGGTGCTGCTCGGCCTGGTCTGCGCACTGGCGAACCCGTGGGCGCTGATCGTGATGGTGCTGGCGCTGCCCGCCGTGCTGCTGTCGTCGACGGTGCTGCTCGGTGCCCGCGGGATCGCGCTGGTGCCGGTGCTGGCCGGGACCGGGATGTTCGAGCTGGCCTACGGGGTGCTG
- the menE gene encoding o-succinylbenzoate--CoA ligase, with the protein MSRSVRVVPATPVAELTTALRDALSGAGPAVLPTDEPTEPGTPVPDDVALLVRTSGSTGAPRDVLLSADALLASARATHTRLAGPGHWLLALPTAHIAGLQVVLRSVAAGTEPVRLSGPFRAASFLAAAAQVPSDGPRYVSLVPTQLIRVLADPAATDALAGFDAVLLGGAAAPDGLIADARARGVRLVTTYGMSETCGGCVYDGVPLDGVRVAIDPDDRIALTGPMLATGYRDRPELTADSFRTDADGTRWLHTSDLGRWSQGTLTVLGRADDVLITGGEKVPPAAVERVLAELPGVAEVCVVGVPDPHWGQAVTAVLVLHPGTAVPDPAAVRTRVAAALGPAAAPRHQLVLDTLPTRGPGKIDRRGVAALAADRLTH; encoded by the coding sequence GTGAGCCGCTCCGTCCGCGTCGTCCCCGCCACCCCGGTGGCCGAGCTGACCACCGCCCTGCGTGACGCGCTGTCGGGTGCGGGTCCGGCGGTGCTGCCGACCGACGAACCGACCGAGCCCGGCACCCCGGTGCCGGACGACGTCGCCCTGCTGGTCCGCACCTCCGGGTCCACCGGCGCCCCCCGGGACGTGCTGCTGTCGGCCGACGCGCTGCTGGCCTCGGCCCGTGCCACCCACACCCGGCTCGCCGGGCCGGGGCACTGGCTGCTGGCGCTGCCCACCGCGCACATCGCCGGGCTTCAGGTGGTGCTGCGCTCCGTGGCCGCCGGGACGGAACCGGTCCGGTTGTCGGGACCGTTCCGCGCCGCGTCCTTCCTGGCGGCCGCCGCCCAGGTGCCCTCGGACGGACCGCGCTACGTCTCCCTGGTGCCGACCCAGCTGATCCGGGTGCTGGCCGATCCGGCCGCCACCGACGCGCTGGCCGGCTTCGACGCGGTGCTGCTCGGCGGTGCCGCCGCACCCGACGGACTGATCGCCGACGCGCGGGCCCGGGGCGTTCGGCTGGTCACGACCTACGGCATGTCCGAGACCTGCGGCGGCTGCGTCTACGACGGTGTGCCGCTGGACGGCGTGCGGGTGGCGATCGATCCCGACGACCGGATCGCACTGACCGGACCGATGCTGGCCACCGGGTACCGGGACCGTCCCGAGCTGACCGCCGACAGCTTCCGCACCGATGCCGACGGCACCCGCTGGCTGCACACCAGCGACCTGGGCCGCTGGTCGCAGGGCACGCTCACCGTGCTCGGCCGGGCGGACGACGTGCTGATCACCGGCGGGGAGAAGGTGCCGCCCGCCGCCGTCGAGCGCGTGCTGGCCGAGCTGCCCGGTGTCGCCGAGGTCTGCGTGGTCGGCGTGCCGGACCCGCACTGGGGTCAGGCCGTGACGGCGGTCCTGGTGCTGCACCCCGGCACCGCCGTTCCCGACCCGGCCGCGGTCCGCACCCGGGTCGCCGCTGCCCTCGGTCCGGCCGCCGCACCCCGGCACCAGCTGGTGCTGGACACGCTGCCGACCCGGGGACCGGGCAAGATCGACCGTCGGGGAGTGGCCGCACTGGCCGCCGACCGCCTCACCCACTGA
- a CDS encoding 1,4-dihydroxy-2-naphthoyl-CoA synthase: MTDQLPATVSDTFDPTRWRTVSGFEDLTDLTYHRGVDRSGDSPRGLPVVRVAFDRPEVRNAFRPHTVDELYRVLDHARMSSDVGTVLLTGNGPSPKDGGYAFCSGGDQRIRGRDGYRYTESVDGQTADQIDPARAGRLHILEVQRLIRTMPKVVVAVVNGWAAGGGHSLHVVADLTIASREHARFMQTDANVGSFDGGYGSALLARQVGQKRAREIFFLAREYSAQDAYDWGAVNDVVDHAELEDAALEYARVIATKSPQAIRMLKFAFNLADDGLAGQQVFAGEATRLAYMTDEAVEGRDAFLQRRDPDWGRFGYMY; the protein is encoded by the coding sequence GTGACCGACCAGCTGCCCGCCACCGTCTCCGACACCTTCGACCCGACCCGCTGGCGCACGGTGTCCGGCTTCGAGGACCTCACCGACCTGACGTACCACCGGGGCGTCGACCGCAGCGGTGACAGCCCGCGCGGCCTGCCCGTGGTCCGGGTGGCCTTCGACCGGCCGGAGGTGCGCAACGCCTTCCGCCCGCACACGGTGGACGAGCTGTACCGCGTGCTGGACCACGCCCGGATGAGCTCCGACGTCGGCACCGTGCTGCTCACCGGCAACGGCCCCTCCCCCAAGGACGGCGGCTACGCCTTCTGCTCGGGCGGTGACCAGCGGATCCGCGGCCGGGACGGCTACCGGTACACCGAGTCGGTCGATGGCCAGACCGCCGACCAGATCGACCCGGCCCGCGCCGGACGCCTGCACATCCTGGAGGTGCAGCGTCTGATCCGGACCATGCCCAAGGTGGTCGTCGCGGTGGTGAACGGCTGGGCGGCCGGTGGCGGTCACTCGCTGCACGTGGTGGCGGATCTGACCATCGCCTCCCGGGAGCACGCCCGGTTCATGCAGACCGACGCGAACGTCGGCAGCTTCGACGGCGGGTACGGCTCGGCGCTGCTGGCCCGTCAGGTCGGGCAGAAGCGGGCGCGGGAGATCTTCTTCCTGGCCCGCGAGTACTCGGCGCAGGACGCCTACGACTGGGGCGCGGTGAACGACGTGGTCGACCACGCCGAGCTGGAGGACGCGGCACTGGAGTACGCCCGGGTCATCGCCACCAAGTCCCCGCAGGCGATCCGGATGTTGAAGTTCGCCTTCAACCTGGCCGACGACGGCCTGGCCGGGCAGCAGGTCTTTGCCGGGGAGGCGACCCGGCTGGCCTACATGACCGACGAAGCGGTCGAGGGCCGGGACGCGTTCCTGCAGCGCCGCGACCCGGACTGGGGCAGGTTCGGCTACATGTACTGA
- a CDS encoding DUF3048 domain-containing protein yields the protein MSTMTARRSPRRTAGVLLSTCVALLLAACATGTPDPSVSTAAPTVEPNKVAVAEPELPAVWPLTGESGDLVNRPALAVKIENTAVARPQSGLNQADVVWETIVEFEVSRLVAVFHSQVPGEIGPIRSVRPMDTAITSPLNGLLTFSGGQPGILQMVADAPVQALSHDAGVDGMYRLKSRSAPHNVYATPATLWSQADAEHQNSPGQQFAIARSPELASAVVAGAPASRLDFRLSGQSSPAWQWNGEVWQRWEGSTPATDAADDTQVHADNVVAIVAAHPNTEFGAQNGAPVPTYTLVGTGSGTLASGGKTVDVTWQKDSEAAPMRLFLADGTEATLAPGNTWVELVPAETGSMTVS from the coding sequence ATGTCCACGATGACCGCACGCCGCAGCCCCCGTCGAACGGCCGGTGTGCTGCTCAGCACCTGCGTGGCCCTGCTGCTGGCCGCCTGTGCCACCGGCACCCCGGATCCTTCAGTCAGCACGGCCGCGCCGACCGTCGAGCCGAACAAGGTCGCGGTCGCCGAGCCGGAGCTGCCCGCCGTGTGGCCGCTGACCGGCGAGTCCGGTGACCTGGTGAACCGCCCGGCGTTGGCGGTCAAGATCGAGAACACCGCCGTCGCCCGGCCGCAGTCCGGCCTGAACCAGGCGGATGTGGTGTGGGAGACCATCGTCGAGTTCGAGGTGTCCCGCCTGGTCGCCGTCTTCCACTCGCAGGTCCCGGGGGAGATCGGCCCGATCCGATCGGTCCGGCCGATGGACACCGCGATCACCTCGCCGCTGAACGGTCTGCTGACCTTCTCCGGTGGGCAGCCCGGCATCCTGCAGATGGTCGCGGACGCCCCGGTGCAGGCGCTGAGTCACGACGCCGGGGTGGACGGGATGTACCGGCTGAAGTCCCGCTCGGCCCCGCACAACGTGTACGCCACCCCGGCCACGCTGTGGTCGCAGGCCGACGCCGAGCACCAGAACAGTCCGGGCCAGCAGTTCGCCATCGCGCGCTCGCCGGAGCTGGCCAGCGCCGTCGTCGCCGGCGCCCCGGCCTCCCGGCTCGACTTCCGGCTCTCCGGGCAGTCCAGCCCGGCGTGGCAGTGGAACGGCGAGGTGTGGCAGCGCTGGGAGGGCAGCACCCCGGCCACCGACGCCGCCGACGACACCCAGGTGCACGCCGACAACGTGGTCGCCATCGTCGCCGCCCACCCCAACACCGAGTTCGGTGCGCAGAACGGCGCACCGGTGCCGACCTACACGCTGGTCGGCACCGGCTCGGGCACCCTGGCCTCCGGTGGCAAGACGGTGGACGTGACCTGGCAGAAGGACTCCGAGGCGGCGCCGATGCGGCTGTTCCTGGCCGACGGCACCGAGGCGACGCTGGCACCGGGCAACACCTGGGTGGAGCTGGTCCCGGCCGAGACCGGGTCGATGACGGTCTCCTGA
- a CDS encoding DMT family transporter: MAWVVLILSGLLEAGWALSLKASEGFSKLWPSVSFVALLALSMVGLSWALRTLPVGLAYAVWVGIGAATTAVLAIIWLGEGVSMGKIVSLALIVAGVVGLNLTSTGTGH, from the coding sequence ATGGCGTGGGTCGTCCTGATCCTGTCCGGACTGCTGGAAGCCGGATGGGCGCTGAGCCTCAAGGCGTCCGAGGGGTTCAGCAAGCTGTGGCCCAGCGTGTCCTTCGTGGCGTTGCTGGCGCTGTCCATGGTCGGCCTCAGCTGGGCGTTGCGTACGCTGCCGGTCGGGCTGGCGTACGCGGTGTGGGTCGGCATCGGTGCCGCCACCACCGCGGTGCTCGCGATCATCTGGCTGGGCGAGGGAGTGTCGATGGGCAAGATCGTGTCGCTCGCGCTGATCGTCGCCGGGGTGGTCGGCCTGAACCTCACCTCGACCGGCACCGGACACTGA
- a CDS encoding TIGR03086 family metal-binding protein, with protein MTDPRPLFQDAHAWFTTLISGDLGAPTPCADWDVRTVIAHVIASVDRARVVVDGGSPWDVPVFYDDIADADLATRHQEAVQRTLASWAEPSVLDRLVTAPWGTVPARAAVAGWVKEPLVHGWDIAVALGLPSEGPAAAAEFALADAAQFLPADARDERTPFAAVVEVDPQAGPTERLAGWLGHARR; from the coding sequence ATGACCGACCCCCGCCCGCTGTTCCAGGACGCCCACGCGTGGTTCACCACCCTGATCTCCGGTGACCTGGGCGCCCCCACGCCGTGCGCCGACTGGGACGTGCGCACCGTGATCGCCCACGTGATCGCCTCGGTCGACCGGGCCCGCGTCGTGGTCGACGGCGGTTCGCCGTGGGATGTCCCGGTGTTCTACGACGACATCGCCGACGCGGACCTGGCGACCCGGCACCAGGAGGCGGTGCAGCGCACTCTGGCGAGCTGGGCCGAGCCGTCAGTGCTGGACCGCCTGGTCACCGCCCCCTGGGGCACCGTTCCCGCCCGCGCGGCCGTGGCCGGATGGGTCAAGGAGCCGCTGGTGCACGGTTGGGACATCGCCGTCGCCCTGGGGCTGCCCAGCGAGGGACCGGCGGCCGCCGCCGAGTTCGCGCTGGCCGACGCGGCACAGTTCCTGCCCGCCGACGCCCGAGACGAGCGCACGCCGTTCGCCGCCGTGGTCGAGGTGGACCCGCAGGCCGGCCCGACCGAGCGGCTGGCCGGCTGGTTGGGGCACGCCCGGCGCTGA
- a CDS encoding TetR/AcrR family transcriptional regulator, whose translation MTVGGTAKGARRRELIAAAAAALVLDQGPGALSHRAVAARAGVPLAATTYYFRDLDELAAVAGAALVDSWTAHARAVLDTLTDGDDPAAVLAEALLPPGDDSAIRAHHEQVLALGRNPVLATAVGAARVRLDAVLTELIEAVLGRGAPARTRDPELVLAVVDGAVVAAASEGRAIRPHTRRLLGILLA comes from the coding sequence ATGACCGTCGGTGGGACCGCCAAGGGTGCCCGGCGACGGGAGCTGATCGCCGCTGCCGCCGCGGCCCTGGTGCTGGACCAGGGACCCGGCGCGCTGAGCCACCGGGCGGTCGCCGCCCGTGCCGGTGTCCCGTTGGCCGCCACCACCTACTACTTCCGCGACCTGGACGAGCTGGCAGCCGTCGCCGGTGCGGCGCTGGTCGACAGTTGGACGGCGCACGCCCGCGCGGTGCTGGACACCCTGACCGACGGTGACGACCCCGCCGCCGTCCTGGCCGAGGCACTGCTGCCCCCCGGCGACGACTCGGCGATCCGGGCACACCACGAACAGGTGCTCGCCCTCGGTCGCAACCCCGTCCTGGCGACCGCCGTCGGCGCCGCCCGGGTCCGGCTCGACGCCGTGCTCACCGAACTGATCGAGGCGGTGCTCGGCCGCGGCGCACCGGCCCGCACCCGGGATCCGGAACTGGTGCTGGCGGTGGTGGACGGCGCGGTGGTCGCGGCGGCGAGCGAGGGCCGGGCGATCAGACCGCACACCCGCCGACTGCTGGGCATCCTGCTCGCCTGA